Below is a window of Nocardia asteroides DNA.
ACCACCGCACGGTAACCGACCGGGTCCGGCGACGGCATGGATAGACTCGTCGGCGAGCAGCAGACACATACTGGAGGTGCAGGTGGCCAAGGACGACACCGACCGGATCGAGCGTGAGATCGAGATCGCGCGCGCCCGGTTGGCGACAACGCTCGACGAGTTGGCGGTGCGCGCCGATCCCCAGCGGATCGCGGACGACACCAAGGCGATCGTGGTCGCCAAGCTGAACGAGCCGAAGGTCAAATACACACTGATCGGCGCGGGCGCCCTCGTAGCGGGCCTGGTCCTGGTCAAGATCTTCCGCCGCTGAAGACCGGCGAACACCAGAACCCCCGATGCGGCACCGGCCACATCGGGGGTTCTGTGTAAGACAAACGGCTCCACCACGGGTTTTCGGCCGCCTCGCGCCCGAGGGGCGAGACGTACCGCCGAAGGCGAAGTATCGCCCC
It encodes the following:
- a CDS encoding DUF3618 domain-containing protein; translation: MQVAKDDTDRIEREIEIARARLATTLDELAVRADPQRIADDTKAIVVAKLNEPKVKYTLIGAGALVAGLVLVKIFRR